Proteins from one Planctomyces sp. SH-PL62 genomic window:
- a CDS encoding HAD family hydrolase, translated as MIERGPRTEAEGGWPTYDEPPSVAFIDVDGTLLAETTTYLFARILMRRGLLRRSSLLRALYHGLQHRFGRLDYGALIAYGLKGIASIPIVELERIAYENFVEHVRPRLYPGVVDHFNGLRKMGTPLVLVSSSPGLVIEPLRIFLGCADSLTTKVVINRGRLVGVGGGPPCYGEGKLFWAEEWAARYGLAMERAAAYADNWSDRALLERVGRAAVVHPGSRLLKLARARGWDVVRPGRPSRA; from the coding sequence ATGATCGAGAGGGGACCCAGGACCGAGGCCGAGGGGGGCTGGCCGACCTACGACGAGCCGCCTTCGGTGGCGTTCATCGACGTCGACGGCACCCTTCTCGCCGAGACGACGACGTATCTGTTCGCCCGCATCCTGATGCGCCGGGGTCTGCTCCGCCGGTCGTCGTTGCTCCGCGCCCTGTATCACGGCCTCCAGCACCGCTTCGGCCGGCTCGACTACGGGGCGCTGATCGCCTATGGGCTGAAGGGCATCGCCTCGATCCCGATCGTGGAGCTGGAGCGGATCGCCTACGAGAACTTCGTGGAGCACGTCAGACCCCGGCTCTATCCCGGGGTCGTCGACCACTTCAACGGCCTTCGCAAGATGGGGACGCCGCTCGTGCTGGTTTCGTCCTCGCCCGGGCTGGTGATCGAGCCTCTCCGCATCTTTTTGGGCTGCGCCGACTCGCTGACGACGAAGGTCGTGATCAATCGCGGGCGGCTGGTCGGCGTGGGGGGCGGCCCCCCTTGCTACGGCGAGGGGAAGCTCTTCTGGGCCGAGGAATGGGCCGCCCGCTACGGGCTGGCGATGGAGCGGGCCGCCGCCTACGCCGACAACTGGAGCGACCGCGCCTTGCTCGAACGGGTGGGTCGGGCGGCGGTGGTCCACCCCGGCTCGCGGCTTCTCAAGCTCGCCCGCGCCCGAGGCTGGGACGTCGTCCGACCGGGACGGCCCTCGCGAGCCTGA